Proteins found in one Bacteroidota bacterium genomic segment:
- a CDS encoding class I SAM-dependent methyltransferase has product MSGALIWQLLRLHNRHRIHSPYVYRLLTGFLLRKPAADLRPIRQLHRQLRQRNDTLWLQGYGAQAASRTVTIGQLARRSATGPRKGRLLHQLVRHVQPQAMLELGTNLGLGTAYLASAAPSATLYSWEGEAQLAGLARQHLQLLGYTAQVQQGSFLQRFAQLQQHPMPPLQLVYLDGDHRYQPTLDYVEALLPLLDTEAVLVLDDLYWSREMTRAWRALQHHPAFPLSIDLFRLGVLVKRDQARQHFRLWVG; this is encoded by the coding sequence GTGTCTGGCGCACTCATCTGGCAGCTACTACGGCTACACAACCGGCACCGCATCCACAGCCCCTATGTGTACCGGTTGCTTACGGGCTTTTTGCTCCGTAAGCCTGCGGCAGACCTACGGCCTATTCGCCAGCTGCACCGGCAGCTGCGGCAGCGCAACGACACCCTCTGGCTACAGGGCTACGGCGCACAGGCAGCTAGCCGCACCGTAACCATCGGGCAGCTAGCCCGCCGCTCGGCCACCGGCCCGCGCAAGGGGCGGCTGCTGCACCAGCTGGTGCGCCATGTGCAGCCACAGGCCATGCTGGAGCTGGGCACCAACCTGGGCCTGGGCACAGCCTACCTGGCCAGTGCCGCCCCCAGCGCCACCCTATACAGCTGGGAGGGCGAGGCCCAACTGGCAGGCCTGGCCCGCCAGCACCTGCAGCTGCTGGGCTACACGGCCCAGGTGCAGCAGGGCAGCTTTCTGCAGCGCTTTGCCCAGCTACAGCAGCACCCCATGCCCCCACTGCAGCTGGTGTATCTGGATGGCGACCACCGCTACCAGCCCACCCTGGACTACGTGGAGGCGCTGCTACCCCTGCTGGACACCGAGGCCGTGCTCGTGCTGGACGACCTGTACTGGAGCCGCGAAATGACCCGCGCCTGGCGGGCCCTGCAGCACCACCCCGCCTTCCCCCTCAGCATCGATCTCTTCCGCCTGGGGGTATTGGTAAAGCGAGACCAGGCCCGTCAGCACTTCCGCCTGTGGGTGGGGTAG
- a CDS encoding NAD(+)/NADH kinase, with translation MNLALYGTLTRNTRLDCVRGLLEFLYGHRIPYRLYAPYAQELSEHFTDLVAELEPRFDSIQDLQDCDYLYSLGGDGTLLDAATLAYPHDLPIVGVNMGRLGFLTAIPQEDLILVTRELMHNRYHLEERHALQVVSNRPQLFGDVDLALNEVTIHKSTSNEMITVQVYVNGEFLNTYWADGLVISTPTGSTAYNLACGGPIISPTVQGNVITPIAPHSLTVRPILLPSNDVISILVESRSGQSLVAMDHRTYLIDNQVELAIRRASRPIRLVQINPASYYTTLRNRLNWGLDTRN, from the coding sequence ATGAACCTCGCGCTGTATGGCACCCTTACACGAAACACCCGGCTGGACTGTGTGCGTGGCTTACTGGAGTTTCTGTATGGCCACCGGATACCCTACCGGCTGTATGCCCCCTATGCCCAAGAGCTGAGCGAGCACTTTACGGACCTGGTAGCAGAGCTGGAGCCGCGTTTTGACAGCATACAAGACCTGCAAGACTGCGACTACCTGTACAGCCTGGGCGGCGACGGCACCCTGCTGGATGCAGCCACCCTGGCCTACCCGCACGACCTGCCCATTGTGGGGGTAAACATGGGCCGCCTGGGCTTCCTTACCGCCATTCCGCAGGAGGACCTGATCCTGGTAACCCGCGAGCTGATGCACAACCGCTACCACCTGGAGGAGCGGCACGCCCTGCAGGTGGTGAGCAACCGGCCCCAGCTATTTGGCGACGTAGACCTGGCACTGAATGAAGTAACCATCCACAAGAGCACGAGCAACGAGATGATAACCGTGCAGGTGTATGTAAACGGCGAGTTTTTGAACACCTACTGGGCAGACGGGCTGGTAATCTCCACCCCCACGGGCAGCACGGCCTACAACCTGGCCTGCGGGGGCCCCATCATTAGCCCCACTGTGCAGGGCAATGTAATTACCCCCATTGCACCCCACAGCCTTACGGTGCGGCCCATCCTGCTGCCCAGCAACGACGTAATCTCTATCCTGGTAGAGAGCCGGAGTGGGCAGAGCCTGGTGGCCATGGACCACCGCACCTACCTGATAGACAACCAGGTGGAGCTGGCCATCCGGCGGGCAAGCAGGCCCATCCGGCTGGTGCAAATCAATCCCGCCAGCTACTACACCACCCTGCGAAACCGCCTGAACTGGGGCCTGGATACGCGAAACTAG
- the thiE gene encoding thiamine phosphate synthase, which produces MNPRMAVPRLQLLTDTHLQQRYTALELAQFARSAGADAVQYREKQQSTTQQVHTLQQLHALLQGSSTQLIVNDRPDWAAALPGAGAHVGLEDSPPQQARKTLGPGRLLGATVHSLAELEAIAQMPAGTVDYIGVGPVFGTTSKNTGLPPLGLSGLREICNLSSIPVVAIGSITPHTLRPVLDTGTYGVAVLAAFCLAADPAAVAAELLHLLAPYR; this is translated from the coding sequence ATGAACCCGCGCATGGCCGTACCACGCCTACAGCTACTGACCGACACACACCTCCAGCAGCGCTATACGGCCCTGGAGCTGGCACAGTTTGCCCGATCGGCCGGGGCCGATGCCGTGCAGTACCGAGAGAAACAGCAAAGCACCACACAACAGGTGCACACCCTGCAGCAGCTGCATGCCCTGCTACAGGGGAGCAGTACCCAGCTGATTGTAAATGACCGACCCGACTGGGCAGCTGCCCTGCCTGGCGCGGGGGCGCACGTAGGCCTGGAGGACAGCCCACCGCAGCAGGCCCGCAAGACGCTGGGGCCAGGCAGGCTACTGGGGGCCACCGTGCATAGCCTGGCCGAGCTGGAGGCCATAGCGCAAATGCCCGCCGGCACGGTAGACTACATAGGCGTAGGGCCTGTGTTTGGCACCACCAGCAAAAACACCGGCCTACCCCCACTGGGGCTTAGCGGCCTACGCGAAATCTGTAACTTGTCCTCCATACCTGTTGTAGCTATTGGCAGCATCACCCCGCACACCCTCCGGCCCGTACTGGACACCGGCACCTATGGCGTGGCGGTGCTGGCGGCCTTCTGCCTGGCTGCAGACCCTGCCGCTGTTGCTGCTGAGCTGCTGCACCTGCTGGCCCCCTACCGCTAG